Proteins from a genomic interval of Chanodichthys erythropterus isolate Z2021 chromosome 8, ASM2448905v1, whole genome shotgun sequence:
- the osgep gene encoding tRNA N6-adenosine threonylcarbamoyltransferase, translating to MTVVIGFEGSANKIGVGIIRDGEVLSNPRRTYITPPGQGFLPGETAKHHRSVILTVLQEALDEAGLKPADVDCVAYTKGPGMGAPLVTVAIVARTVAQLWGKPLLGVNHCIGHIEMGRLITNAHNPTVLYVSGGNTQVIAYSERRYRIFGETIDIAVGNCLDRFARVIKISNDPSPGYNIEQMAKKGTKYIELPYTVKGMDVSFSGILSYIEDAAHKMLSTGQCTPEDLCFSLQETLFAMLVEITERAMAHCGSQEVMIVGGVGCNLRLQEMMAVMCKERGARIFATDERFCIDNGAMIAQAGWEMFRSGNVTELSDSWITQRYRTDEVEVTWRD from the exons ATGACTGTGGTGATTGGATTTGAGGGCAGTGCTAATAAGATTGGTGTGGGTATAATCAGAGATGGGGAAGTTCTGTCAAACCCCAGGCGCACATACATTACCCCACCTGGCCAAG GGTTCCTACCTGGCGAGACGGCCAAACACCATCGCAGTGTGATTCTCACTGTCCTCCAGGAGGCTCTTGATGAAGCAGGGCTGAAACCTGCAGACGTTGACTGTGTGGCGTACACTAAAG GGCCAGGAATGGGGGCCCCTCTGGTGACAGTGGCAATTGTGGCCAGGACAGTCGCCCAGTTGTGGGGCAAACCATTGTTGGGGGTGAACCACTGTATTGGGCACATAGAAATGGGCCGTTTGATCACCAATGCCCACAACCCCACTGTTCTATATGTGAGCGGAGGAAATACCCAG GTTATTGCATACTCTGAACGACGTTACAGAATATTTGGAGAAACTATCGACATTGCTGTGGGAAACTGCCTGGATCGGTTCGCCAGGGTCATCAAG ATATCAAATGATCCCAGTCCTGGATACAACATTGAACAGATGGCAAAGAA GGGAACCAAGTATATAGAGCTGCCATATACCGTGAAGGGTATGGATGTGTCATTTTCTGGGATTTTGTCTTATATAGAG GACGCTGCTCACAAAATGTTGAGTACAGGTCAGTGCACACCTGAGGATTTGTGTTTCTCCCTACAA GAGACTCTGTTCGCGATGCTGGTGGAGATCACAGAAAGAGCCATGGCTCACTGCGGCTCTCAGGAGGTTATGATCGTCGGTGGAGTCGGCT GTAACCTGCGTCTGCAGGAGATGATGGCGGTCATGTGTAAGGAGAGAGGTGCTCGAATCTTTGCGACGGATGAGAG GTTTTGCATAGACAATGGAGCGATGATTGCACAGGCTGGTTGGGAAATGTTCCGCTCGGGTAACGTCACAGAGCTGTCAGACTCCTGGATTACACAAAG